A segment of the Leptolyngbya sp. NIES-3755 genome:
CAGAACGAGCGCGGGAACTTGTCACCGGGAAAAACCGCAAGCGATCGACCATTGGAAGCTTGGGAACAGAAGCCCCGATTCAACGGATGCCGCGAGGGACGGAGACGTTTGTGGGGCGGGAGGACGTGCTGACGGAATTGCACAACCGACTTCAGACCGAAGATGCGATCGCGATTTGTGCGGTGTCAGGGATGGGAGGCATTGGCAAGACCGAATTAGCGTTGCAATATGTTTTGAGACATCAGCGATCGACGCAGTATCCGGGGAAGGCGTGTTGGATCGATGCGCGTCAGATTGTGGGATCGCAGATTGTGGAGTTTGCGCGAGTTGAGTTTGGCATTGTGCCGCCGGAATTGCCGGATTTGAAACGGGTGGTCGAGAAGTGTTGGGAGCAATTTCCAGCCAAACCGACGCTGATTGTGTTTGATGATGTGCAGGCGTATTCGGAGATTAAAGACTTTCTGCCGCCGAAAGAGTCGCGGTTTAAGGTGTTGCTGACGACACGGGCACAGATGCCATCCGAGATGAATCCGTTGCGGATTGAGGTGCTGACGGAGACAGCGGCGTTTGAGTTGTTGCGGCGATTGGTGGCGGATGGGCGGATTGATCAGGAGTTGGAGACGGTAAAGCGGGTTTGTCAGTGGTTGGGGTATTTGCCGCTGGGGTTGGAACTGGTGGGGCGGTATTTGGCGCGGAAACTGGATACGACGGTGGCGGAGTTGGAGGAGCGGTTGCGGGATAAACGGTTGGCAGCGAAGCCGTTGACGGATACCAAGGGGGAAATTACAGCATCGCAGGGAGTGGCAGCGGCTTTTGAGTTAAGTTGGCGGGAATTGGAGGAGCCAGCACAGGAAGTGGCGAAGTTGTTGAGTGGGTTTGCGGTTGCACTGATTCGGTGGGAGTGGGTGGAGGCGTGTTGGAAGGAAGAGGAAGAGAGAGAATTAGAGGATTTGCGGGATGAGGCGTTGTTGGGGTCGCATTTGCTGACGCGAGTTGAGCGGGGCGTTTACCAGTTGCATCCGTTGCTACGTGAGTTTTTTGTGAGCAAGATGACGCGAGAGGAGCGGGAGCAGATAAAGACGGTGGTGGCGATGGTAATGATCGAGATTGCGAGGAAAATTCCGCAAACCCCAACGCTAGCCATGATTAATGCGGTTACTGTAGCAATTCCCCATCTACAACTGGTGGCAAAAAACTTGATGGAATTGGAAAGTCGCCGAGAATGCAGTATTTCAGAAGATGAGGATCTGATTTGGGTATTTGTTGGAGTGAGCCGATTTTATGAGGGACAGGGACTATATGCTGATGCAGAGCCTTGGTTTGTGGCAAGTTTGAAAGTTTCGCGATCGCTCTTTGGTGGGCAGCATCCGAATGTCGCAAACAGCCTGAACAATCTCGCACTACTCTATGAGTCACAAGGACGATACGAACAAGCTGAGCGTCTATTCCTTCAAGCCCTCGAACTCAGGCAAGCACTCTTCGGTGAACAGCATCCTGATATCGCAAACAGCCTGAACAACCTTGCACTACTCTATGAGTCACAAGGACAATTCGATCAAGCCGAACAACTTTGCCTCCAAGCTCTCGAACTCTACCGCTCTCTACTCGGTGAGCAGCATCCCAGCGTCGCTACTACCCTCAACAATCTAGCAGCACTTTATCAGTTACAAGGACGATTCGACCAAGCCGAACCTCTCCTCCTCCAAGCCCTCGAAATCAGGCAAGCACTCCTCGGTGAACAGCATCTCGATGTCGCAATCAGTCTCAACAATCTGGCATTACTCTACAAGTCACAAGGACGATTCAACCAAGCTGAACGACTCTACCTTCAAGCCTATGAACTCACACGATCTCTTCTCAGTGAGCAGCATCCGTATGTCGCATCCAGCTTCAACAATCTAGCAGCACTTTATCAGTTACAAGGACGATTCGACCAAGCTGAACAGTTCTACCTTCAAGCTTTACAGATTGACCAACAAGCTCTAGGGCAAGAACACCCTGGGTTTGCAATTGACCTTCATAATCTTGCAGGGCTCTACAGCACAGTAGAGCGCTATGCAGAAGCCGAGCCATTGTATCTGCAAGCCCTCACCATCTTTTTCAATCGACTGGGAGAAGCCCATCCTAGCGCTCAAATGGCTTGGCGAGGATTTATCGAGTTATTGGTTCAAGTGCTGCAAAGCGATCGCACTTCTGAACTCTCCGATCACCCACTCACACGATCGATGCTCCAACAATTGCAAAGCGCATCCGAGTAAAGCGGAGTCGAGTTGCTTCACTGAGCGATCGACAATTTGAAATCTGCAATTACAAATTCCGCCAGTATGATCAATCTACATCCATCTAAATCATTCATCTACGATCAATACTTATGACAAATTCACTCATCCCTGCTCTGCGAACCCTTCCAAACACACTGCCGATCGATGGAGCCGTTCGCCTAGAACTCGAAGAAGGCGTTCCTATCTTCAAAGCCTCTGAACTTGTTCAAACCCGCATCGAAACCTTACTGACCAAACAACAAACCAGTGAACTCACTCCAGCAGAAATTCAGGAGCTTGACAGTTACGAAGAGATGGATGATTATTTGAGCTTTGTCAATCGCACCCTTCGCAATCTTTATCTCACTCAAAGCTAGAATCGTTCGATCTTAATGTCATCCCGCAACAAACTATCCCCCGAACTCCAGCGACAGATTCGAGAACGTGCTGAATATCTTTGCGAATACTGCCATGCCTCTGAGAAATGGCAATACGTTCAATTCACGATCGACCACATCATTCCCATCAGCCAGGGCGGAACTGATGCACTCGATAATCTCGCTCTCGCTTGCTTTCACTGCAATCGCAAAAAAACTGACAAAACCACCTCGATCAATGCCCAATCCAAAACAAACATTTCCTTATTTAACCCCCGTCGCGATTACTGGAATGATCATTTCATTTGGTCTGCCGATGGACTCAGAATCATTGGCTTAACTGAGATCGCGACGGTCACGATTTCTGCATTGGTTCTCAATCGAGAACGAGTCATCAATATTCGCGCTGCTGATTCTGCGATCGGAAGACATCCACCCAAAGGAGATGCCATTCAATCTCCAAGCGATCGCGCTTCAAATTAAAGCGATCGCTGTTCTCAATGAAGCGTTTGGATGAATCCCTTAGAATCATGCTCGATTGCAAGAAAATTAAACCAGTCAGGGGGCGAGACTGGCTCAGTGTGCTAAACCGAGGCGGGTTGAGCTTTGTCTCTTTTCTGTCTGCGGGCGAAGCGTTGACCTAATTCCTCGATCGCGGGTGCGAGTCCTGCCTCATCTCCACTCGCTTTAGCATAGTTATAGACTTTGAGTGCTGCGGTGTAAGCTTCACTGCCGACAATTTTATAGGTATCGTCAAGCATTCCTTCGAGTTGGGCGAAGGCAGCCACGATTGGATACAGGGTTTCAAACAGTTCGACATCCAGACGCATTTCCTCAAGGTTAAACGTTCCCGGCAGAATCTCAGGATTTTGTTTAGCAACTTCAAGTGCTTTGGTGACAAAGGCTTGAGAACGATCACCCATTTTCGGTAGAGCCTTGCGCTGCTCTTGGGTCATGCTAGTGAGAAATGGCAGTTTTGCTTTGATCAACTCAAGCGCATCAAAGACTGCGGCTCGATCTGTGTAACTGAGTTTTGCACTAATTTTGGTGGACATTCTACACGTTCCTATCAACGAAAGTAGGTTTATCGTGCCCAATCGATGCAAATTAGTCGCGGAGGAATGAAATTTGAACAATCTTCTATCGCACAGAGCGATCGTTCTCAAATTTAGATGGACTGTCCTATCAGAAGGTGAGATTGTTCTATTGCAAAGTAGGAAAGTTGTATCGAAAAGATGGAATCTTCTATGTCAGAAATAAAACGTTCTGTGCTCAGATTAGAAGTCTTCATGCAAAAGTGAAAACGTTCTCGATTGGGAATAGAACGATCTCTTTACCGCATAAATTGTTTATGTGTTCGGATGGAATCATCTCACTCTAGAATACAACGATCGTAGATTCGATCGAATTCTTCCTTTCCGATGTGAGAAGGTCGTAGCTTTGCGAAAATCGTTGAATTCTGTGAGTATAAAAGAAGTAGCCCCTGATCGAACCTTTGCCGATGACAGACGAAACGCAGCCCGATCAATCTCCTCCTTTGATCTTCATTTGCTATGCCCATAAGGACAATGAGGACTCCGAGTTTAAGCAACGCTGTCTCGATCGACTTCTACAACATCTTGCCCCATTAGAATTTGATGAAGAGGCAATCATTTGGTGCGATCGAGAACTCCAAATCGGAAACGAGTGGAATCCGGAGATTCTGAAGGCGCTGAACTCTGCAAAAGTTGCGATCGCGCTCCTGAGTCCAGCGTTTTTTGCTTCGTCTTACATTCGTACCAAAGAAATGCCGATGATTTTGGAGCAGGTAGACAAGGGACAAACCACTTTACTGCCGATTATGCTCAGTCCTTGTCTGGTTGCCGAATCCAAGTTTCGATATCGCGACCAACATGGAGAAGAACAGAAGCGATCGCTGAATGATTTCCAGGCATCGAATGACATGAAGCGACCCTTAAAGGGAGTGCCAGAACATGAACAGGATGCAATTTTGCTCCGGGTGACGCAACGAGCGCGGGAGATTGTCACCGGAAAAAAGCCTAATGTTCCCATCGGTGGGGAACTGAGAAAAGATACACCGAATAACTTACCGCGATCGGCAACGGATACTTTTGTCGGGAGAGCGGAGGCACTGATCGAGATTCACGATCGATTGCAAGCGGGTCAATCGGTGGCGATTTGTGCGGTGTCGGGGATGGGCGGCATTGGCAAGACGGAATTGGCGCTGCAATATGCGATCAGAAAACAGGCTGAAATCGCCTTACAAAGCTCATCCATGATGGGGACCGAATCCTTTGTCGCTGAACTCCACCAACTCGCAGTCTAGAAGATCTCAATCGGTGAAATGAGTCAATTCGCCTGATCAAACTGCACTCTATCGTAAATATCCGCGATCGCTAATTTCACATCCACCGATCGCAGTTGAATCTCCACATCTTGATCATCAAATTGATCGACCTGCCAGTGTTTCGGTTGGGTTTTGTAGAAATGATCGATCGCAGTCTTGTAATTCTTGTAAAACTTTGGTTCACCAGCAATTACCATCAAATTCGGATACCGAAATTTTTGAAAGGTTGGAATCCAAACCTTGATATCGATCGCGAAAATTTCGTAATTCTGAGCTTTCAATGCCAAACTCAAAAGACAAAGAAAATTCCCACAAATGCGATTATGGTCTAAAGTCCCACCTGACTTGGGCGTAATGATTCCTGCATCATAATCGCTTCTAAATTTTGCGCCTGCTTCCAAATCCAAATATTCTTCAGGCGTAAACAGCTTCAACGACATCAGAGAAACCCCTAAAGAGAATGCCTGCTAAATCGCTCGAATCTTCTCAAGCCACCTAGCAGGCATCAAAATTTTGATTTAAATCAACCTTAGAACAAACCGAGGGTCAACCCTTGGCTTACCGGGAAGATTGCACCAATTCCGAGCCACATCGTGACAAAGGTTCCAAACAAGAACACTGCCATCGCCACCGGACGACGGAAGGGGTTTTGGAACTTGTTCACGTTTTCGATGAACGGAACCGCAATCAAGCCCAGGGGAACCGAACCCATCAACACCACACCCAAGAGCTTGTTCGGCACGAGGCGGAGAATGTTGAAGACAGGGTACAGATACCACTCAGGCAGAATTTCGAGCGGGGTTGCGAACGGATTTGCAGGCTCACCATTCATTGCAGGATCGAGCACCGCCAAACCGACACAAAGTGCGATCGTACCTAAGATCACGACCGGGAAGATATAAAGCAAGTCGTTGGGCCAAGCAGGTTCACCGTAGTAATTGTGACCCATGCCTTTCGCCAACTTCGCACGCAATTGAGGATCGCTGAGATCCGGCTTCTTAACAGTTGCCATTGAACGAAATCTCTCCTTAACTCTAGAGATCAGCAAAAAAGCTTGGATTTTAGATTTATCTTACTTGAGATCTAAAATCCAAACATCCTTATAACGGACCAGAAATTCCTTGCTTCCGAATCATCAGGAAGTGCGCCAACATGAAGACGGCGATCAACCAGGGCAAGACGAAAGTATGTGCGCTGTAGTAGCGGGTGAGGGTCGATTGACCGACGCTTGCACCGCCTCTCAGCAAGTCTGCAATCAGCGTTCCCACGACGGGGATAGCTTCAGGCACACCAGAAACGATTTTCACCGCCCAGTAGCCCACTTGGTCCCAAGGTAGGGAGTATCCGGTCACACCGAAAGACACGGTGATCACTGCCAAGACTACGCCCGTTACCCAGGTCAACTCACGGGGCTTTTTGAAACCGCCAGTGAGGTAAACGCGGAACACGTGCAGAATCATCATCAACACCATCATCGAGGCAGACCAGCGATGGATGGAGCGAATCAGCCAGCCAAAGTTCACTTCGTTCATGATGTACTGAACGGAGGAGAATGCTTCGGCAACGGTTGGCTTGTAGTAAAAAGTCATTGCAAACCCAGTCGCGAACTGGATTAAAAAGCACACCAGCGTAATGCCGCCCAAGCAATAAAAGATGTTGACATGGGGAGGCACGTACTTGCTGGTTACGTCTTCGGCAAGCGCTCCGATTTCCAGGCGCTCATCGAACCAGTCATACACATTTGCCATAAAGCAAGCGTTCCTAAAAATGATTGCTGTTCATAAAAAATGTAACATATTCAAACGGCAGATTTTCGCTTGAAAAGAGCCAATTTGTCAGGGTTTTTGCCGATTTTTTGCGGGTTTTCGGCTTTGACGATAAGCTTAAGTCTTTGTAAAGAATAATTTCCTTCAATAAAACTTTTGTCAGATTTGGGCTTCTCTGGCAAAGTGAATCATACTGGGTTTTGCTGCATCAAATTGCCTGATTTGGCGCTACTATCGATCGCTATGGGAAAACGACTTACTTGGCTTCGCTCACTGACGGTGATTGGGTTATCGATCGCGGCTGCGCTCCTGTTTCTGGCAGCCCCCGCTAAGGCGCTCACTGAAGAGCAGAAATTGATCAATGAGGTTTGGCGGATTATCGATCGAGCTTATGTCGATCCGACGTTCAATCATCGAAATTGGTGGGCGATTCGTGAGAAATATTTGAAGCAATCGTTACCGAATCGGGAAGCGACGTATGGCGCGATTTCTCAGATGTTGGCGGTACTGGATGATCCGTTTACCCGATTGTTGAAGCCGGATCAATATAAGAGCCTGCAAACGAGTACGTCAGGGGAATTGACGGGTGTGGGCTTGCAAATTGCGCTGGATATGGAGACGAAACGATTGAAGGTGATTTCGCCGATCGTAGGTTCTCCTGCTGCAAAATCTGGCATTCTCGCAGGCGATACGATTCTCAAAATTGATGAAGTCTCGACTGAGGGACTGAGCCTTGATGAAGCGGCAGACCGGATGCGCGGCGTGGTTGGAAGTCATGTCACTTTGACGATCGCACGAGAAGAAGGATTCGAGCGGGATTTTGATCTGGTGCGCGATCGAATCGAGGTGAATCCGGTCTTTGCTGAGTTACGCCCACAAGCAGACGGCTCGAAAGTGGGTTATTTGCGATTAAGTCAGTTCAATGCAAATGCGACGATGGAAGTGGCTCATGCGATCGCGAAATTTGAACGCGATGGAGCCGATCGTTATATTCTCGATTTGCGAAACAATCCGGGCGGCTTGCTGAATGCTGGAATCGAAATTGCAAGACTTTGGATTAATGAAGGCGAAATTGTCTACACCGTCAATCGACAGAGCACGATCGGGAGTTTTGAAGCGACCGGAAAGGCTTTAACGCAAGATCCACTGATGGTTCTGGTGAATCAAGGAACAGCAAGTGCAAGTGAGATTCTAGCGGGAGCGCTTCAGGATAATGGACGGGCAACGATTTTAGGCGAGAAGACCTTTGGGAAAGGCTTGATTCAATCGCTGTTTGATTTGTCTGATGGTGCAGGATTAGCCGTAACGGTGGCAAAGTATGAAACGCCAAA
Coding sequences within it:
- a CDS encoding hypothetical protein (hypothetical protein L8106_30180;~similar to AA sequence:cyanobase_aa:LBDG_48790) — protein: MLKDSKSLPTIFICYARKNNEDPDFKQRWLDKLLEHLKPLEYQNEAIVWCDHRLETGEFWDSEIRSKLQAAKVAIALLSPAFFASRYIRFEEMPLILQQVDQGKTTLLPILLSACDVEGSTFRYDNAEMGERARSLSEFQASNGITQPLMGLPEYEQDQILLRVAERARELVTGKNRKRSTIGSLGTEAPIQRMPRGTETFVGREDVLTELHNRLQTEDAIAICAVSGMGGIGKTELALQYVLRHQRSTQYPGKACWIDARQIVGSQIVEFARVEFGIVPPELPDLKRVVEKCWEQFPAKPTLIVFDDVQAYSEIKDFLPPKESRFKVLLTTRAQMPSEMNPLRIEVLTETAAFELLRRLVADGRIDQELETVKRVCQWLGYLPLGLELVGRYLARKLDTTVAELEERLRDKRLAAKPLTDTKGEITASQGVAAAFELSWRELEEPAQEVAKLLSGFAVALIRWEWVEACWKEEEERELEDLRDEALLGSHLLTRVERGVYQLHPLLREFFVSKMTREEREQIKTVVAMVMIEIARKIPQTPTLAMINAVTVAIPHLQLVAKNLMELESRRECSISEDEDLIWVFVGVSRFYEGQGLYADAEPWFVASLKVSRSLFGGQHPNVANSLNNLALLYESQGRYEQAERLFLQALELRQALFGEQHPDIANSLNNLALLYESQGQFDQAEQLCLQALELYRSLLGEQHPSVATTLNNLAALYQLQGRFDQAEPLLLQALEIRQALLGEQHLDVAISLNNLALLYKSQGRFNQAERLYLQAYELTRSLLSEQHPYVASSFNNLAALYQLQGRFDQAEQFYLQALQIDQQALGQEHPGFAIDLHNLAGLYSTVERYAEAEPLYLQALTIFFNRLGEAHPSAQMAWRGFIELLVQVLQSDRTSELSDHPLTRSMLQQLQSASE
- a CDS encoding cytochrome b6-f complex subunit IV (similar to AA sequence:cyanobase_aa:LBDG_36010), with product MATVKKPDLSDPQLRAKLAKGMGHNYYGEPAWPNDLLYIFPVVILGTIALCVGLAVLDPAMNGEPANPFATPLEILPEWYLYPVFNILRLVPNKLLGVVLMGSVPLGLIAVPFIENVNKFQNPFRRPVAMAVFLFGTFVTMWLGIGAIFPVSQGLTLGLF
- a CDS encoding hypothetical protein (similar to AA sequence:cyanobase_aa:AM1_5866) — encoded protein: MTNSLIPALRTLPNTLPIDGAVRLELEEGVPIFKASELVQTRIETLLTKQQTSELTPAEIQELDSYEEMDDYLSFVNRTLRNLYLTQS
- a CDS encoding hypothetical protein (hypothetical protein L8106_30180;~similar to AA sequence:cyanobase_aa:LBDG_48790) is translated as MTDETQPDQSPPLIFICYAHKDNEDSEFKQRCLDRLLQHLAPLEFDEEAIIWCDRELQIGNEWNPEILKALNSAKVAIALLSPAFFASSYIRTKEMPMILEQVDKGQTTLLPIMLSPCLVAESKFRYRDQHGEEQKRSLNDFQASNDMKRPLKGVPEHEQDAILLRVTQRAREIVTGKKPNVPIGGELRKDTPNNLPRSATDTFVGRAEALIEIHDRLQAGQSVAICAVSGMGGIGKTELALQYAIRKQAEIALQSSSMMGTESFVAELHQLAV
- a CDS encoding cytochrome b6 (similar to AA sequence:cyanobase_aa:LBDG_36000), which translates into the protein MANVYDWFDERLEIGALAEDVTSKYVPPHVNIFYCLGGITLVCFLIQFATGFAMTFYYKPTVAEAFSSVQYIMNEVNFGWLIRSIHRWSASMMVLMMILHVFRVYLTGGFKKPRELTWVTGVVLAVITVSFGVTGYSLPWDQVGYWAVKIVSGVPEAIPVVGTLIADLLRGGASVGQSTLTRYYSAHTFVLPWLIAVFMLAHFLMIRKQGISGPL
- a CDS encoding hypothetical protein (hypothetical protein N9414_13535;~similar to AA sequence:cyanobase_aa:LBDG_36020), which encodes MSLKLFTPEEYLDLEAGAKFRSDYDAGIITPKSGGTLDHNRICGNFLCLLSLALKAQNYEIFAIDIKVWIPTFQKFRYPNLMVIAGEPKFYKNYKTAIDHFYKTQPKHWQVDQFDDQDVEIQLRSVDVKLAIADIYDRVQFDQAN
- a CDS encoding hypothetical protein (C-terminal processing peptidase-2;~similar to AA sequence:cyanobase_aa:LBDG_35990); translation: MGKRLTWLRSLTVIGLSIAAALLFLAAPAKALTEEQKLINEVWRIIDRAYVDPTFNHRNWWAIREKYLKQSLPNREATYGAISQMLAVLDDPFTRLLKPDQYKSLQTSTSGELTGVGLQIALDMETKRLKVISPIVGSPAAKSGILAGDTILKIDEVSTEGLSLDEAADRMRGVVGSHVTLTIAREEGFERDFDLVRDRIEVNPVFAELRPQADGSKVGYLRLSQFNANATMEVAHAIAKFERDGADRYILDLRNNPGGLLNAGIEIARLWINEGEIVYTVNRQSTIGSFEATGKALTQDPLMVLVNQGTASASEILAGALQDNGRATILGEKTFGKGLIQSLFDLSDGAGLAVTVAKYETPNHTDINRLGIQPDRPVSLDPGMTIEQLGTPSDKQYQAAIEELSENSLVAGAK
- a CDS encoding hypothetical protein (similar to AA sequence:cyanobase_aa:Npun_R1178) gives rise to the protein MSTKISAKLSYTDRAAVFDALELIKAKLPFLTSMTQEQRKALPKMGDRSQAFVTKALEVAKQNPEILPGTFNLEEMRLDVELFETLYPIVAAFAQLEGMLDDTYKIVGSEAYTAALKVYNYAKASGDEAGLAPAIEELGQRFARRQKRDKAQPASV
- a CDS encoding HNH endonuclease (similar to AA sequence:cyanobase_aa:Ava_0227), which translates into the protein MSSRNKLSPELQRQIRERAEYLCEYCHASEKWQYVQFTIDHIIPISQGGTDALDNLALACFHCNRKKTDKTTSINAQSKTNISLFNPRRDYWNDHFIWSADGLRIIGLTEIATVTISALVLNRERVINIRAADSAIGRHPPKGDAIQSPSDRASN